Proteins from a single region of Pristiophorus japonicus isolate sPriJap1 unplaced genomic scaffold, sPriJap1.hap1 HAP1_SCAFFOLD_79, whole genome shotgun sequence:
- the LOC139256889 gene encoding probable G-protein coupled receptor 139 has protein sequence MDAFHELQLRAIIRGIEKIYYPILAAFGVTVNAVTIVILSRGKCGLSKCVTRYLVAMAAADLLVIITDLILRQIPIIHRMYIVLTIPVCNIHAVLLYAATDCSVWFTVTFSFDRFVAICCQTLKTKYCTERMAAVVLGTVTVLSGLKNIPWYFMFTSQYTLLESSWFCYVTIHVALSRVWGTIEFIQYILTPGIPFILVLLINAVTVRYILVASRARQRLRGPRSAESTRDPEMNGRRKSIILLLMISSNFILLWAVFMLCSILRPACSFKCLPVRIPFYVWEMGFMLQLLSCCTNTCIYAVTQTKFREQLKNAVKYAFALIIKYIK, from the coding sequence TTAACGCAGTGACGATTGTGATcttgtctcggggaaagtgcggtctctccaaatgtgtcactcgatatttggtggccatggcagcggcggatctcctggtcattattactGACCTGATACTCAGGCAGATTCCAATTATTCATCGTATGTACATTGTGCTGACCatccccgtgtgtaatatccacgcagtcctgctttatgcagccacagattgttctgtctggtttaCCGTCACTTtctcctttgatcgatttgtggccatttgctgCCAGACgttgaaaaccaaatattgcaccgagagaatggcagctgtggttctgggaacagtgactgtgctgagtgGTTTAAAGAACATCCCCTGGTATTTTATGTTTACATCTCAGTACACGCTTTTAGAAAGCAGTTGGTTTTGTTATGTGACTATCCATGTTGCACTTTCACGGGTGTGGGGAACAATCGAGTTCATTCAATATATTTTAACCCCAGGGATCCCATTTATTCTCGTTCTGCTGATCAATGCTGTCACCGTCAgatacattttagtggccagcagagcccggCAAAGACTCCGAGGTCCCAGAAGTGCAGAGAGTACTCGAGACCCAGAGATGAACGGCAGAAGGAAATCCATAATTTTACTTTTGATGATCTCATCCAATTTCATACTGTTATGGGCGGTGTTCATGCTGTGCTCCATACTGCGTCCGGCCTGCAGTTTCAAATGTCTACCTGTACGCATTCCTTTCTATGTTTGGGAAATGGGAttcatgcttcagctcctgagttgctgcacgaacacttgtatttatgctgtgacccagactaagttcagagagcagctGAAGAATGCGGTGAAATATGCCTTCGCTCTAAttattaaatatattaaatga